The DNA window GGCAGCTGAGTGCCCCGGGGGGCGCCGTAGGTGTCCCTGCCCGAGGTGGTGCTGTGCGCCTTTAGCATAATCCGTAACGCACGGAGGAGCTGTGCCAGCTGTCCGGCTTCATCGGTTTCTGTCGGGTTTTAATCAATGAAAGCCTGAACCTGGAAATGTATCCTAGTCGGGAGGTGAAGACGTGAGCGGCCAGGGAGTGAGGGAGGGGCGGCTTCGTGCTTAACGGGGCGCGCAGGGAAATGCAACCACTGACTTGATAAACCTGAAACTGCTACATCTGGGAAGTCCGAAAGCGACGTAACTGACTGCTTAGCTGTGAACCGTGAGCAAAAAGATCTGTATCTAATACATACGTGGGATCTTTTGTTTCTGAATCAGTTACAGAAAGATTTGGAAGAGGTTAAAGAACTGCTTATGAAAGCCACGAGGAAGCGACTTCGTGATGTCCTGATGACAGAGAAGCACAAGCTGGAGCTAGAGATCAAGAATCAACCTCCACCGAAGCCAAAAGATGcggcagaggaagaaaagtcaTCGCTGGGAGGGTacacagtgaaaataaacaATTACGGTAGGGTTACTTTTCTGAACGCTTCCTAGAGCTGCGGTGTCTCTGTGGAGAAGGCAGGGTGGCATTAGTGACAGTTACGGTTGCCACTTAGCGTTAGAGAGAAGCCTTCTTAAGTGTTTATTTCATACTGGAGACCCCATTTAAAAGCTACTATATTCTTACTTTGCCATCCCAGCCACGGTGCATATTAATTCTGTGTGTGCTATAGTACTGGTGGGTGCATTACGATCCCTGGTGTGCCAACTAGTATTTTTCCATCGCCTAGTGTGTAGCAGGAACGAAAGAGtgagctttggcttttctgctCACCATGTAGGTGAAAGGAGAGGGAATTGCTCAAGCTTCTTGTCatgtggggagcaggggaaaaagtgGGTCAAGGAAATAGCAGCAAAAGCAGACAGCAAGCCCTGACTCCCCCTGTGCAGGCAGAGTTGCTCTCCTTTTACATGAGCTGATACATGGCTTTTCTCAGAATTTGCAGGAATTAGGGAATGGGGCTATGTGTGAGGACCTCCTTTTTCTCTCAAGTTATTCCTGAAAAATTAATGTCTCCCTTATTCCTGTGAAGATTGTCTGAATAAGGCAGAGATCCCAGATATTGCTAGGGGACTTTGGGGggcagttggactggatggATGAATTTTATGGAGGAAAGCTAGGacttaatctcttttttttttttttttttcacttgcaggTTGGGATCAGTCAGATAAATTTATTAagatttatatttctttaaatggaGTACAGAAGCTTCCACCTGAGAATGTGCAGGTGAATTTCACAGAGAGGTGAGTTCTTCTTGTTGCACCGTGCCACAGGGGAGAGCGTGGATGAAGAAAGCTATTTGAAATGCAGGAATGTGTTGTGTTGAGTTCTGTTCTGGATCAGCCCttacccccccccaccccccttttttttttttcctaaacttgCATTAGCTTTTAGTAGCACTTAGCACATACACTTAAGTATAGCTCTTCCTAGAGTGTATTTGGGTATTTTCATGTTACAAATGCTTGCTGCACCTCATCTCACCTGAGAGGATATGTAGTGTTAGCCTGATTTTTTTGATGGTGATAGAACTGAAGCATACATGAAGTAAATCTGCCTTTCCAAGGTGTAGGAGGTGGGTGAGGTAGAGAGAACCCTAGAGGTCTCGATTTGTTGTGAAGTCTGGACAGGTCCTTTTAAATCCTCAGCATTAAATCCGACTGAAGATTTGAGAGCCCTGGGAAGAAAGTAATTGAAGCCTGTTGACATGCTTTCCAAAGAAATACATCTGCTAAAGGGTGTTCAGACATTGGTTTTGGTGGCAAGGCACAATAGTCTTACAATGATTGGAATATTTGTGCCCTTCTTACCCTCACTTTCTGGATCCAGGTCGTTCGATCTGCTAGTGAAGAATCTGAATGGGAAGAACTACACCATGACCTTCAACAACCTCCTGAAACCCATCTCCGTGGAAGGCAGCTCTAGAAAGGTCAGTGCACCTCAACTGTTAGAGACATTTAGTTTCCACACGAAGTATCGTGTTCATTGCCTGACCCTAGTTTGAGAGACTCAGTGCTAACCTTCAGGCCCTCCCTTCTGTTTGTAAAATCTCTTTGCTGTGAACATGATTTTTATTAATCTGTAATTGTCATAACTGTGGAATTGTTCTCTGGAATCCGTGGGCTCCTATTTCGAAATATCGTGTCTGGGTATTGTACactttttttaatagctctCCAACAggatttcagaaataattaagCAGAAAATTCCACTAAGCATCCATTTGTATCCCtgtgcttttaaatacctctgagAAATTCTTTGCAATTTTAAGGTCTAAGAGACTTGTCTGTAGACTGAAATCTTGGGAAGCTTAAATAGGCTTAATACCCAAAGCAAAGGCTGAAACCTGCTCTGCCTTAGTAAGGGGGTGTTGCTCCAGAATTGAACACTAGTAACATTTTACTGCTGATGACTGCAGCTGGTGACAGTGCCCTTACTGCGCTACGTGTAGCACCTTTCTGGGCTTAGGGATGTGCTGGATACCTCATGTGCATTCTGTGCAGTTGCGTGCTGCACTTGGTGACATCAGAGGTAAAGAAATGGTTCAATTTGAAATTGCCCCAAAACTAGGACAgtgtaaaattaaaacaactgaaataa is part of the Phalacrocorax carbo chromosome 6, bPhaCar2.1, whole genome shotgun sequence genome and encodes:
- the CACYBP gene encoding calcyclin-binding protein yields the protein MATAREELQKDLEEVKELLMKATRKRLRDVLMTEKHKLELEIKNQPPPKPKDAAEEEKSSLGGYTVKINNYGWDQSDKFIKIYISLNGVQKLPPENVQVNFTERSFDLLVKNLNGKNYTMTFNNLLKPISVEGSSRKIKTDTVLVMCRKKREEKWECLTQVEKESKEKEKAAYDTSDPSEGLMNLLKKMYAEGDDEMKRTINKAWVESREKQSKGDIPMDI